From the Kitasatospora cathayae genome, the window GCGCACTCGCATCGCAGTCTGCAGATCGCAGGAGTGCCACAGAAGCCGTGATGTTATCTGAATAAAGCCCGGCCTGGAATCGCCGGCAAGAATAAATACGAAGAATTCGCCATGCTCTCCGGGCTGCGCCATGTCGTTTGCATAGTTGCAGGTCAGAGGGTCGACTGGGCCGACTTTCGCATGTTTTCTCCCCAGTTTCCAGGCGTTCTCACCATGATTCCTGCCTGGATCTTCGAGAACTCTTCGAGCGGTCGTCCGGGGAGGTGCTCGCTCGCGCTCACCTAAAATGCCCAGCGGCAAGTCTTTTGTCGTGACCTGCCCCCTTCGGTGAGGCGTCGAAGAGACTGTGCGCCCCCGATGTTGGCTTTGCTCCCGCCTTTATAGAATTTCCTATTGCCACCCGATGGCGGCCGAACCTACCGTGAGGGAAACGCCTCGTCGACTTGGCCACAATGGCCTTGTCTGGCGTTCGGAAATCGGAAAAGAGGAATCCCATGTCCCCGATTCTCCTCGCGCTCGTCCCCTCGCAGGGTCCGACGACCGGGGGTAACCCCGTGCTCCTGGTCGGCGCCGGACTGACCGGCGCGACGGCGGTCCTGTTCGGCGCCACCCCCGCGCTCAGCTTCACCGTCCAGTTCGACGGGGCCATCACGGCCGTGGCCCCGCCCGGGACCGGGACGGTCCCGGTCACGGTGGTCACGCCGTCCGGCACCAGCAACAACCTCAGCTACACCTACCAGGCGCCGGCCCCGCCGACCATCCTCGCGCTCGTGCCGCCGATCGGCCTGGCCACGGGTGGCCTGCCCGTCCTCATCGTGGGTCACGGCCTGTCCGGGGCGACGTCGGTCCTGTTCGGCGCCACCCCCGCCGCGAACTTCACCGTGCTGGGCGACGGCGCCATCCTGGCCGTCTCCCCGCCCGGAACCGGAACCGTCCCCGTCACGGTGACCACGCCCGCCGGCACCAGCAACGGCGCCTCCTACACCTACCTGTAGGACGGCGGCCGACCGCTGGTCCGTGCGTGACGTGATCCGGCGGGATGAGAACGGTGAGCTCCGACAGCAGCCGCGCTGTCGGAGCTCACCGTTTGTCAGGCGCTCGGTCGGAGACGGGATTCCGATGCCCGCGCCGCTCTCGGAAGTGGTGGTGACCCTAGATCGCCGGTGGGGCGGTGTAGGTGTAGGCGAGGCTGTTGCTGGTGCCGCCGGGGGTGGTCACCGTCACCTGCACCGTGCCCGAGCCCGTCGGCGTCGTGGCGACCAGGGAGCTGTCCGAGACGACGGTGAAGGCGGCCGGCGCGGATCCGAAGGTGACCGCGGTGGCGCCGCTCAGCCCGCTGCCCGTCAGCGTGACCGTGGTCCCACCGGAGGTCGGCCCCGCCGGGGGGACCACACTCACCAGTTGGGGGACGGGAACGTACGTGAACGCGACACCGTTGCTGGTGCCGCCGGGGGTGGTCACCGTCACCTGCACCGTGCCCGAGCCCGCCGGCACCGTCGCCGTGATCTGCGTGTCAGACACCACCGTGAACGACGAGGCCGCGACGGCACCGAACCGCACCGCCGTCGCCCCCGTGAACCCGCTACCCGTCAGCGTCACCACCGACCCCGCCGCCCCCGACGCCGGACTGACCGAAGCGAGCACCGGAACGGCGACCGCGTACGTGAACGCGACACCGTTGCTGGTCGCCCACCGCCACGCCACCACGGTCACCTGCACCGTGCCCGAGCCCGCCGGCACCGTCGCCGTGATCTGCGTGTCAGACACCACCGTGAACGACGAGGCCGCGACATCACCGAACCGCACCGCCGTCGCCCCCGTGAACCCGCAGCCCGTCAGCGTCACCACCGACCCCGCCGCCCCCGACACCGGACTGACCGAAGCGAGCACCGGAATGTTGTGATTGTGATCTATCATGACTTACTCCCATGGGCTGTACGGTCACCGAGTTGACGAATGTCGTGGGTGCGCAAGACGCCTGAAGCGTCGGCCACTTGCCCGGTGACGCGACGGGCGCCAAGGCGGGGAGCCCCGGTCGACGGAGGGATCATCGACCGGGGCTCGTCAGGGCTGGTGAGCCGCCGGGCGGCGCGACGGCCCCGCCCGAACCGGGGCTTGTGCCGACTCCCGACCGCCGTGTCGAGTGCGAGCGCGGGCAGCCGGCCATCAGAGCCCGGGCGGCGAGACGCGGATGAGTGCGCTCGCCTGGGGTCCCACCAGTGGTGAATGTCCTGGGCATCGGCGATCCCGGGTCCGGTGACGACCATCGGCCCGGCGTCCGCGAGCGGCGCGGGCGCAGCTTGGGTCAGAGTCGGCTGAGAGGTCGCCGGATTCGTTCTGGGGAACCCTCACCGACGAACCCCGAGGTCGGGCCCAGGTGGCCGGCACGACTACGCCCGACCGACCGGCGATCTCGTTATCCGGCTCGTGGGCAGTCGAGGTACGGCGTGGTCTGACGCCATGACATCTGGTCCGGTCGTGCGGTTGAGCAACGCGGGCCGACACGAAAGGACCCGTTCGTCCCCGTGAAGGCGATCATCACCGTTCGCCCGGGTCGCTGTCGTCGGGACGCTCGTCCGCGCGGCCGAAACGCCGTCCTCGGCCGATCCGACCTCGGCGCCTGTGTTTTCCACGGACCGACTCCGCCGAGCGCATCCTGCCGGAGTCCCGCTCACAAACGTGGTCGTAGGCGGCTACGGGCACACGTTCCGTCGTCAACGGTTCGTGTCCGGCCTGACTGCCTGCCAACACCGTGGGTACGTGCCATCCGAGCAGAAGCCCCCAGCACCACGCCGCTGAAATCCTCATTCGATGGGACGAGGGAGAGTAGCCGGCGGACCATCCGGTCCCCGTACGGGCCAGCAGACTTCGGAACCTTCGGATTGCTTGCATGACGCCTCCTGGCGTATGTAAGCCGCCGCATCTGCCGGCAACCGCTGAGACGGTGCCGGCAGATGGATCCAGGTCCTCCTCGGGGGTGCCCATCGCGAGCCGCACGTCACCGCCGCCTGAAGCACAGCGGGCGCC encodes:
- a CDS encoding IPT/TIG domain-containing protein, encoding MSPILLALVPSQGPTTGGNPVLLVGAGLTGATAVLFGATPALSFTVQFDGAITAVAPPGTGTVPVTVVTPSGTSNNLSYTYQAPAPPTILALVPPIGLATGGLPVLIVGHGLSGATSVLFGATPAANFTVLGDGAILAVSPPGTGTVPVTVTTPAGTSNGASYTYL
- a CDS encoding IPT/TIG domain-containing protein — its product is MSVVPPAGPTSGGTTVTLTGSGLSGATAVTFGSAPAAFTVVSDSSLVATTPTGSGTVQVTVTTPGGTSNSLAYTYTAPPAI